The following proteins are co-located in the Triplophysa dalaica isolate WHDGS20190420 chromosome 2, ASM1584641v1, whole genome shotgun sequence genome:
- the zgc:136472 gene encoding protein disulfide-isomerase has product MKTNVVLCLSVCVYLIGALDEKESIPEENNILTLTKNNFRRALKQHDRLLVHFYAPLSSQSLGTILEFRKVASALKDAESAVRLGGVDVNKEKQLAASLNVTSVPSLLLYLSGDKHNPVYCPVLKSSSSILTWLKRRDGPSADIISNFTDLETFMDEDELVVLGLFKDLEGDVVKVFYEVAIDVADLPFGVTGSLEIFSKYDISTDTVLLIRKHKPDEQFEMDKSTKEDLVEFIRLHEMKLVTEYNGMTASKILNSVVRNHLLLFINKADEGFKDINRTFETTAEKFRGKVLFVMVNVNETRNGRIMEYFRVRVEDAPVVRMVNLSNNVQFQLASDKFDKDSLSEFCLNYLEGKAKPKLQSEPIPENWDKQPVKELVGMNFEKVAFNYDKNVIILFYAPWSRESRVLFPLWEELAQHFSENEDIVVAEIDVSANDINVHLGEKYPSIKLFPAVYAERVVPYSGKRKLKDIVKFMEKEIKKAKRDRAEEEELRKQYINHHKAAEKEEL; this is encoded by the exons ATGAAGACAAACGTTGTGCTGTGTTTGAGCGTGTGCGTGTATTTAATTGGAGCTCTGGACGAAAAAGAATCAATCCCAGAGGAAAACAACATTCTAACGCTGACGAAAAACAACTTCAGACGAGCACTTAAACAGCATGACCGGCTATTGGTGCACTTCT ATGCTCCTCTCTCTAGTCAGTCTCTTGGCACTATTCTGGAGTTCAGAAAGGTAGCGAGTGCGCTGAAGGATGCAGAATCTGCTGTGCGGTTGGGAGGAGTAGACGTCAATAAGGAAAAACAGCTGGCTGCGTCGCTGAATGTCACATCAGTGCCGTCACTACTACTGTACCTGTCTGGAGACAAACACAACCCGGTGTACTGTCCTG TTCTAAAGAGCTCCTCCTCCATCCTGACGTGGCTTAAAAGAAGAGATGGGCCGAGTGCTGACATCATTAGTAATTTCACCGATCTGGAAACATTTATGGATGAAGATGAGCTTGTGGTTCTTGGATTATTTAAG GATCTTGAAGGTGACGTTGTGAAAGTGTTTTATGAAGTAGCCATTGACGTTGCTGACCTGCCGTTCGGAGTAACAGGAAGTCTTGAGATCTTCAGCAAGTATGACATTAGCACGGATACTGTTCTCCTCATCAGGAAG CATAAACCAGATGAGCAGTTTGAAATGGATAAAAGCACAAAGGAAGATCTTGTTGAGTTTATCAGACTGCATGAGATGAAACTTGTGACTGAGTACAATGGAATG ACAGCATCTAAGATCCTGAACTCTGTAGTGCGGAATCACTTGCTTCTGTTTATCAATAAGGCTGATGAAGGCTTTAAAGACATAAACCGCACTTTTGAGACCACAGCTGAAAAATTCAGAGGAAAG GTTCTATTTGTGATGGTCAATGTGAACGAGACAAGAAATGGACGTATAATGGAGTATTTTCGTGTGAGGGTGGAAGATGCACCTGTGGTCCGTATGGTTAATTTATCAAATAATGTACAGTTCCAGCTGGCCTCGGATAAGTTTGATAAAGACAGTCTTTCAGAATTCTGTTTGAATTACCTGGAGGGAAAAGCCAAG CCAAAACTCCAAAGTGAGCCAATTCCCGAAAACTGGGACAAACAGCCAGTGAAGGAACTGGTTGGGATGAACTTTGAAAAAGTGGCCTTCAACtatgacaaaaatgtcattatacTTTTCT ACGCACCTTGGAGCAGAGAGAGTCGTGTTTTGTTTCCATTGTGGGAGGAGCTTGCCCAACACTTCAGTGAAAATGAAGATATTGTAGTCGCTGAAATTGACGTCTCCGCAAATGATATAAACGTTCATCTGGGGGAAAAATATCCATCAATCAAATTGTTTCCTGCAGTTTATGCAGAGAGG GTGGTGCCATATTCTGGCAAACGGAAGTTGAAGGATATAGTTAAATTTatggaaaaagaaataaaaaaagccaAAAGGGACAGAGCTGAG GAGGAGGAATTGAGGAAGCAATATATTAACCATCATAAGGCGGCAGAGAAAGAGGAGCTCTAA